A single window of Candidatus Flexicrinis affinis DNA harbors:
- a CDS encoding carbohydrate ABC transporter permease translates to MNTTAVVQEDGLLKLDTPQPPRKRRFSLGTLGSYAILLVLAAAYLGPLAMLVNTSFMTQREFNRNATALPATIQLENYAEAWERANFTQYLANTVLYAATATAVYVITAVFLAFPIARGYIRGGNAIFLLFVIALFLPPALIPQFQLILNLGLYNTRTGYIMLLVTNPVGIIILVNYLKSLPRELDEAAAMDGCGYLRFLMTIVFPLARPVIATVIVLHAIGIWNELILATIYLTNQDFYPITRGMIVFQGVYGFNWPVLAAGVVLMAIPMVILFLILQRYIISGLTQGAVKE, encoded by the coding sequence ATGAACACCACAGCAGTAGTTCAGGAAGACGGCTTGCTGAAGCTCGACACCCCGCAGCCACCCCGGAAGCGGCGCTTCTCGCTGGGGACGCTTGGCTCGTATGCGATCCTGCTGGTTCTCGCGGCGGCCTATCTAGGCCCGTTGGCGATGCTGGTCAATACGTCGTTTATGACCCAGCGCGAGTTCAACCGCAATGCTACGGCGCTGCCGGCGACCATCCAGCTCGAGAACTATGCCGAAGCATGGGAGAGGGCCAACTTCACGCAGTACCTAGCAAACACGGTGCTGTATGCAGCGACTGCAACGGCCGTGTACGTCATCACGGCGGTGTTTCTCGCCTTTCCGATTGCGCGCGGTTATATCCGGGGAGGCAATGCGATCTTCTTGTTGTTCGTGATCGCTCTGTTCTTGCCTCCGGCGCTGATCCCACAGTTCCAGTTGATCTTAAATCTGGGGCTGTATAACACGCGCACGGGCTACATCATGCTGCTGGTGACCAACCCGGTCGGAATCATCATCTTGGTCAACTACCTGAAGTCCCTGCCGCGAGAACTGGACGAAGCGGCGGCCATGGACGGGTGCGGCTACCTGCGGTTCTTGATGACGATCGTGTTCCCGCTGGCTCGGCCGGTCATCGCAACTGTTATCGTGCTGCACGCGATCGGCATCTGGAACGAGCTGATCCTCGCTACAATCTACCTCACCAACCAAGACTTCTATCCGATCACGCGTGGCATGATCGTGTTTCAAGGGGTCTACGGATTTAACTGGCCGGTCCTCGCTGCTGGTGTCGTGCTGATGGCCATTCCTATGGTCATCCTGTTCTTGATCCTGCAGCGATACATCATCTCCGGGTTAACGCAAGGCGCCGTAAAGGAATAA
- a CDS encoding SDR family oxidoreductase, which translates to MTLAEVYQSIRPRYPELAGKVAVVTGSSKGIGRGIALRLAREGMRVVIHGQSSDEVGQTVEEFNSLGVDAVGVSSDFADRHGVERLFDAVRARYDELALLVNNAADLRRTDIDTLSVELLDYQLEVNVRAPLLCSMQARPMLGPGQAGSIVNISSVGGQRAHLPGLPYDMAKGAIESMTRALALNLAKDGIRVNAIAPGATRGWRTPPPDDERVKAICARIPLGRFGTDLDVAAMVAFLASADADYITGQVFAVDGGISAQLSPPGQPI; encoded by the coding sequence ATGACACTCGCTGAGGTCTACCAGTCGATTCGCCCGCGATACCCCGAGCTTGCGGGTAAGGTTGCGGTCGTCACCGGGTCAAGCAAAGGGATCGGGAGAGGGATCGCGCTCAGGCTGGCTCGGGAGGGCATGCGTGTCGTGATCCATGGCCAGAGTAGCGATGAGGTCGGGCAGACGGTAGAGGAATTCAATTCGCTCGGGGTCGATGCGGTCGGCGTGTCCTCGGACTTTGCCGACCGTCACGGAGTCGAGCGTCTGTTCGATGCCGTCCGTGCACGTTACGATGAACTGGCGCTGCTTGTGAATAACGCCGCTGACCTGCGCCGTACGGACATCGACACGCTGAGTGTCGAACTGCTGGACTATCAACTCGAGGTCAATGTCCGCGCTCCGCTGTTGTGCAGCATGCAAGCCAGACCCATGCTGGGGCCGGGACAAGCGGGCTCGATCGTCAACATCAGTTCGGTGGGCGGGCAGCGCGCGCACCTTCCCGGCCTGCCGTATGACATGGCCAAGGGCGCGATCGAGTCGATGACTCGGGCGCTGGCCCTCAATCTCGCCAAGGACGGAATACGCGTCAACGCCATTGCGCCCGGCGCGACGCGTGGATGGCGCACCCCGCCACCGGATGACGAGCGGGTGAAGGCGATATGCGCGCGTATCCCCTTGGGCCGGTTCGGCACCGATCTCGATGTCGCCGCGATGGTGGCCTTCTTGGCGTCTGCCGATGCGGATTACATCACGGGACAAGTATTCGCCGTCGACGGAGGCATCTCGGCTCAGTTAAGTCCGCCCGGGCAGCCGATCTAA
- a CDS encoding starvation-sensing protein RspA — MSVVTIKDVQVIMTQPLTSRLIVVKVITSEPGLYGLGCATFTQRFHAVRTALEQHLKPLLIGRDVSRIEDLFQTMMVNSYWRNGPVLNNAISGVDIALWDIKGKMANMPVYELLGGKSREAAAVYVHANAETIPQVIEAAQGLIAEGYRHIRMQMGGYGGKHQQMHRPDGALDGAYYDPRAYVRNMLAMLTTARAELGDNIELLHDIHERLHPVDAMAFAKAVEPLNLFFLEDALAPEDLDWFERIRQHTTTRLAMGELFVHPVEWRVLVERRLIDFIRMHISAIGGLTPARNAAILAGAFGIRTAWHGPPDVSPVGHAANVHLDVWAPNFGIQEWCRFPELVYEIFPGTPEVRDGYMYPNDKPGLGIDIDEKLAAKFPCTDEIITWTQTRLPDGTAVRP; from the coding sequence ATGTCTGTTGTCACGATTAAAGATGTTCAAGTCATCATGACCCAGCCGCTTACCTCGCGCCTGATTGTCGTCAAAGTCATAACGTCGGAGCCAGGCCTCTACGGCTTAGGTTGCGCAACGTTCACGCAGCGCTTTCACGCGGTGAGGACGGCGCTGGAGCAGCATCTCAAGCCGCTGTTGATCGGGCGTGATGTCAGCCGAATCGAAGACTTGTTTCAGACCATGATGGTCAACAGCTATTGGCGCAACGGCCCGGTCCTCAATAACGCGATCTCCGGCGTGGACATCGCCTTGTGGGACATCAAGGGCAAGATGGCCAATATGCCGGTCTATGAGCTTCTGGGCGGCAAGAGCCGCGAAGCAGCCGCCGTTTACGTCCACGCCAATGCCGAGACGATCCCGCAGGTCATTGAAGCCGCACAGGGTCTGATTGCCGAGGGCTACCGTCACATCCGCATGCAGATGGGCGGCTACGGCGGAAAGCATCAGCAAATGCATCGCCCGGACGGCGCGCTCGATGGCGCCTACTACGACCCGCGCGCTTACGTCCGCAACATGCTGGCGATGCTGACGACGGCACGTGCCGAACTGGGCGACAATATCGAACTGCTGCACGACATTCACGAACGGCTGCACCCGGTTGACGCGATGGCTTTTGCCAAAGCCGTTGAGCCTCTCAATCTGTTCTTCCTCGAAGACGCGCTCGCGCCGGAGGATCTGGACTGGTTCGAGCGCATCCGGCAGCACACGACCACCCGCCTTGCGATGGGCGAACTGTTCGTCCATCCTGTCGAGTGGCGCGTGCTCGTTGAACGCCGGCTCATCGATTTCATCCGCATGCACATCAGCGCGATCGGTGGCCTCACGCCGGCCCGCAACGCGGCAATATTGGCCGGCGCGTTCGGTATTCGGACCGCGTGGCACGGTCCGCCCGATGTCTCGCCGGTCGGTCACGCGGCTAACGTGCATCTCGATGTGTGGGCCCCGAACTTCGGCATACAAGAGTGGTGCCGTTTCCCGGAGCTTGTCTATGAGATATTCCCCGGCACGCCCGAAGTGCGCGACGGCTATATGTATCCCAACGACAAGCCCGGCCTTGGGATCGACATCGATGAAAAGCTGGCCGCCAAGTTCCCGTGTACGGATGAGATCATCACGTGGACTCAGACACGCCTGCCAGATGGCACGGCGGTCCGTCCATAG
- a CDS encoding glycoside hydrolase family 3 C-terminal domain-containing protein, producing MTGLRRFVVVLLGVTAILAVPPALAQDAPYLDPTLDVEMRVEDLLGRMTLDEKLGQMTLVEKNSITEESVTRFSIGGILSGGGGYPNPNTPEAWADMVDGFQAAALSTRLQIPLIYGVDAVHGHNNLSGATIFPHNVGLGAADNPELVRQIAEATAHEMIATGIYWNYAPVMAVPQDIRWGRTYEGFGEDTALVDRLSNAYLLGLQGTLGDPTSVLGTPKHYVGDGGTTWGTSDNGSIDRGDTRVDEATLRARHLAPYVNAVENGALSIMVSFSSWNGTPLHGHDFLVNEVLKGELGFDGFVVSDWGGVDLIADDYYDAVVTSVNAGVDMNMVPFNYPLYLEALAAGLENSDITLDRIDDAVRRILRAKFAMGLFEHPYSDRALIDEVGSDAHRALARQAVSESLVLLRNEDQALPIGADARVIFVAGQGADDIGMQSGGWTIEWQGTIGDSTPGTTILDGIRAAVATETAVHYNLFGRFNRVTDSEGNPVVADVGVVVIGELPYAEWFGDDAFLRIDPGDAATIERVRERSEKLVVVLLSGRPLIISDILFSADAFVAAWLPGTEGQGVADVLFGDQPFTGRLPYTWPRSIAQIPFDFENLPRDGCDAPLFPFGYGLTVEDSSSPWLDLAEACLTRGD from the coding sequence ATGACAGGCCTTCGACGTTTCGTCGTAGTGTTGCTGGGTGTGACCGCCATTCTTGCCGTGCCGCCTGCGCTCGCGCAGGATGCGCCTTATCTCGATCCGACTCTCGATGTCGAGATGCGGGTCGAGGACCTGCTCGGCAGGATGACGTTGGACGAGAAACTCGGCCAGATGACGCTGGTCGAGAAGAACAGCATCACGGAGGAGTCCGTCACCCGCTTCTCCATTGGTGGAATCCTGAGCGGCGGGGGCGGCTATCCGAACCCGAACACACCCGAAGCATGGGCAGACATGGTGGATGGCTTTCAGGCCGCAGCCCTATCCACGCGCCTGCAGATTCCCCTGATCTATGGTGTCGATGCCGTCCACGGACATAACAACCTTAGCGGCGCCACCATCTTCCCGCATAACGTCGGGCTGGGGGCTGCCGACAATCCCGAACTCGTGCGCCAGATCGCGGAAGCCACCGCCCACGAAATGATTGCCACCGGCATCTATTGGAACTATGCGCCGGTCATGGCCGTGCCACAGGACATCCGCTGGGGCCGCACGTATGAAGGCTTCGGCGAGGACACCGCTCTCGTCGACCGCCTCTCGAACGCCTATCTGCTCGGGCTGCAAGGCACACTCGGCGATCCGACGAGCGTTCTGGGAACACCCAAGCACTACGTCGGCGATGGTGGCACGACATGGGGCACGTCCGACAACGGCAGCATCGATCGCGGCGATACCCGCGTTGACGAGGCGACACTGCGCGCCCGGCACTTGGCGCCGTACGTCAACGCCGTCGAGAACGGCGCGCTGAGTATCATGGTCTCGTTTTCCAGTTGGAACGGCACGCCACTGCACGGGCACGACTTCCTCGTCAACGAGGTGCTCAAGGGCGAACTCGGATTCGACGGGTTTGTCGTGTCGGATTGGGGCGGCGTCGATCTGATCGCTGACGACTACTACGATGCCGTCGTGACCTCGGTCAACGCCGGCGTCGACATGAACATGGTTCCATTCAATTATCCGCTCTATCTGGAGGCACTCGCCGCCGGTCTTGAGAACAGTGATATCACGCTCGACAGGATCGATGACGCAGTGCGCCGCATCCTGCGCGCCAAGTTCGCCATGGGCCTGTTCGAGCACCCGTACAGTGACCGGGCACTCATTGACGAGGTGGGATCGGACGCACACCGGGCGTTGGCGCGGCAAGCCGTGAGCGAGTCGCTTGTCCTACTGCGCAACGAGGATCAGGCGCTGCCGATTGGCGCCGATGCGCGCGTGATCTTCGTCGCGGGGCAGGGGGCCGACGACATCGGCATGCAGTCGGGTGGCTGGACGATCGAGTGGCAGGGCACCATCGGGGATAGTACACCCGGCACGACCATTCTGGACGGGATCCGTGCCGCAGTCGCGACGGAGACAGCAGTCCACTACAACCTGTTCGGACGGTTCAACCGCGTTACCGACTCCGAAGGCAACCCGGTAGTCGCCGATGTCGGCGTCGTCGTGATCGGCGAGCTGCCGTATGCGGAGTGGTTCGGCGACGATGCGTTCCTTCGGATCGATCCGGGGGACGCGGCGACAATCGAGCGCGTGCGTGAACGCAGTGAAAAGCTCGTCGTTGTGCTGCTGTCCGGCCGCCCGCTGATCATCTCGGACATCCTGTTCTCCGCCGATGCGTTCGTCGCAGCGTGGCTGCCCGGGACGGAAGGGCAGGGCGTGGCTGACGTGCTGTTCGGCGATCAGCCGTTCACCGGACGGCTGCCTTACACGTGGCCGCGCAGCATCGCGCAGATCCCGTTCGACTTCGAGAACTTGCCGCGAGACGGGTGTGACGCGCCGCTCTTCCCCTTCGGCTACGGTCTGACAGTCGAGGATTCGTCGTCACCGTGGTTGGACTTGGCAGAAGCGTGCTTAACAAGGGGCGACTAA
- a CDS encoding glycoside hydrolase family 16 protein, translating to MTEVHGYAFAFPAGVGEHVAYIDDVSLSTGDGNVTPAGAVGQSDEVADASPSVEVDPIALPDYDPEGEFALVWSDEFDAEAGTPINTVYWTCERGGHGWGNAQLEHNTDRVQNVAHDGEGHLVITARQEPYMGNRYTSARCNTMDKVEFTYGRVEARMNLPEGQGIWPAFWMLGANFPEIGWPASGEIDIMEYVGKEPRSVHGTVHGPEYHGSGGLGMRYIFPEPVADDFHVFGIEWEPEIIRWTVDGEVFHTLTPETLYGGTWVFDHDFFLLINVAVGGNWPGNPDDTTEFPQEMLIDWVRVYQRTTE from the coding sequence CTGACCGAGGTCCACGGCTATGCGTTCGCGTTCCCCGCCGGCGTTGGAGAACACGTCGCCTATATCGACGATGTGTCGCTCTCGACCGGCGACGGCAATGTCACGCCGGCCGGCGCGGTCGGACAATCCGACGAGGTTGCGGACGCTTCGCCTTCTGTGGAGGTCGACCCGATCGCGCTGCCCGACTACGACCCCGAAGGCGAGTTTGCGCTGGTGTGGAGCGACGAATTCGACGCCGAAGCCGGGACGCCCATTAACACGGTATATTGGACATGCGAGCGCGGCGGACACGGCTGGGGCAACGCCCAACTCGAGCACAATACCGACCGTGTTCAGAATGTGGCACATGATGGCGAAGGTCATCTCGTGATTACGGCCCGCCAAGAGCCGTATATGGGCAACCGTTATACGTCGGCGCGCTGCAACACGATGGATAAGGTCGAGTTCACGTATGGCCGGGTCGAAGCGCGGATGAACCTGCCGGAAGGTCAGGGCATTTGGCCGGCGTTCTGGATGCTCGGGGCGAACTTCCCCGAAATCGGTTGGCCCGCCTCGGGGGAAATCGACATTATGGAGTACGTCGGCAAGGAGCCGCGTTCCGTTCATGGTACCGTCCATGGTCCGGAATATCACGGCTCAGGCGGTTTGGGCATGCGCTACATCTTCCCTGAGCCAGTCGCCGACGACTTCCACGTGTTCGGAATCGAATGGGAACCCGAGATCATCCGCTGGACTGTCGACGGTGAGGTATTCCACACCCTCACGCCCGAGACGCTGTACGGCGGCACGTGGGTCTTCGACCACGACTTCTTCCTGCTGATCAACGTCGCAGTGGGTGGAAACTGGCCCGGGAATCCGGACGATACAACGGAGTTCCCGCAGGAGATGTTGATAGACTGGGTGCGCGTCTACCAGCGGACGACAGAATAG
- a CDS encoding lactonase family protein: MFVACNDADAPAGILCFELVTATGEMRLVGETHGIGPCLYLARHPTMPILYATGTREHEAVIQAFRVDQDGSLTWIGQQPTNGLEPCYVSVTPDGRHALVVNYTGPQKAGSIVVFPLGADGSIQPMSAHVQLNGKSVHRRQDASHPHMIVPTPDGRFVLVPDLGTDRLMIYRIVPQTGQLEPHTQPYLEVQTGSGPRHLDFHPHRQVFFLMSELKPVLTAISYDDAGNFKIVDTVMTLPPESEIPVNLGADVHVAPSGRFVYVSNRGHNSLSGFAIDPVTNALVYVGHQSTLGDWPRGFALDPDGQVLVVANQRTNDLHTFTVDPDTGRLTATDHHIAAAAPVCVVFMG; this comes from the coding sequence ATGTTCGTTGCATGCAACGATGCAGACGCACCTGCAGGGATTCTCTGCTTCGAACTCGTTACCGCGACCGGCGAGATGCGGCTTGTCGGTGAAACGCACGGGATCGGACCCTGCTTGTATCTTGCCCGACATCCTACAATGCCGATCCTCTATGCGACCGGCACCCGTGAACACGAAGCCGTGATACAGGCGTTTCGTGTCGATCAGGACGGAAGCCTAACGTGGATCGGACAGCAGCCGACGAACGGACTCGAGCCATGCTACGTCTCGGTGACGCCAGACGGGCGCCATGCGCTCGTGGTGAACTACACCGGTCCGCAGAAGGCAGGCAGCATCGTGGTGTTCCCGCTGGGTGCAGACGGCAGCATTCAGCCCATGAGCGCGCATGTCCAGCTTAACGGGAAGAGCGTACATCGGCGGCAGGACGCCTCGCATCCGCACATGATTGTGCCCACACCAGACGGTCGGTTCGTGCTGGTGCCTGACCTCGGGACCGACCGGCTGATGATCTACCGGATAGTCCCGCAGACCGGCCAGCTTGAACCGCACACACAGCCATATCTCGAAGTTCAAACCGGGTCCGGGCCGCGGCACCTCGATTTTCATCCGCATCGGCAGGTGTTCTTCTTGATGAGCGAGCTGAAGCCGGTGCTGACGGCAATCTCGTATGACGACGCGGGGAACTTCAAGATTGTAGATACCGTCATGACGCTGCCGCCGGAGTCCGAAATACCGGTCAATTTGGGCGCGGATGTCCACGTCGCGCCGTCGGGGCGTTTCGTATACGTGTCCAACCGCGGGCATAACAGCCTCTCCGGCTTTGCCATCGATCCGGTCACGAACGCACTGGTGTATGTTGGTCATCAGTCTACGTTGGGCGACTGGCCGCGCGGCTTCGCACTGGATCCCGACGGTCAGGTCTTGGTCGTCGCAAACCAGCGCACGAACGACCTGCATACGTTCACCGTCGATCCTGATACCGGCCGCCTGACAGCGACAGATCACCATATCGCGGCTGCGGCGCCGGTCTGCGTAGTGTTTATGGGGTAG
- a CDS encoding HAMP domain-containing protein — protein sequence MNRLSVRLSLAFLLAAWVGIAAMMLAVQRTLDSGFRQYVNARDTGISPNQIDRLQSYFAANGTWNGVEALLAVRGQGAGAGAGAGAGAERGATLSIVGVDGVVAASTESSRIGSAVDTAILNSAIVLTANGATVGWLFRDSPGIQALGEAEVAFLDESNRWLTLAGLGASVLALAVGVILAWTLVSPLRELTNAARDLSVGQLGRQVNVRGTVEIHELAAEFNAMSTALADAEALRQRMAADVAHELRTPVSVLRGQLEAMLDGVYPLDSTHVAVAHDQTIHLARLVEDLRVLTLAEAKQLPLERTALEPESMVSQLLDAFEPLALDSEIQVVRQIATDLHPVYADVTRVRQVLSNVLTNALRHTPAGGEIVVQVLNQADAVRFAVTNTGSDLSQAEAAHVFQPFWRAAASRERDRGGSGLGLAISREIVRLHGGSMDVTTVDGRVTFGFTLPASAGTPGSRPTP from the coding sequence ATGAACCGGCTGTCGGTACGTCTGTCGTTGGCCTTCTTACTGGCCGCGTGGGTCGGCATCGCAGCCATGATGCTGGCGGTGCAGCGCACACTGGACTCGGGGTTCCGCCAGTATGTGAATGCGCGTGATACCGGGATCAGCCCCAACCAGATCGACCGCCTGCAGTCCTACTTCGCGGCCAACGGTACCTGGAATGGCGTCGAGGCGCTGCTCGCTGTGCGCGGGCAAGGCGCAGGCGCAGGTGCCGGAGCGGGTGCAGGGGCGGAGCGCGGCGCAACGCTTTCGATCGTCGGCGTCGATGGCGTTGTCGCGGCGTCGACCGAGTCGTCGCGGATCGGCTCGGCCGTCGACACCGCGATCCTCAATTCCGCCATCGTATTGACCGCGAACGGCGCGACAGTCGGCTGGCTCTTCCGCGATTCACCGGGCATCCAAGCCCTCGGCGAGGCAGAAGTCGCCTTCCTCGACGAGTCGAATCGCTGGCTGACGCTGGCCGGGCTTGGCGCATCGGTGCTGGCTCTCGCTGTCGGCGTCATTCTGGCGTGGACGCTGGTCAGCCCCTTGCGCGAGCTTACAAACGCCGCACGCGATTTGTCGGTCGGACAGCTAGGGCGGCAGGTCAACGTGCGCGGAACGGTCGAAATTCACGAGCTGGCGGCCGAATTCAATGCGATGTCGACGGCCCTCGCGGACGCCGAGGCGCTGCGACAGCGGATGGCGGCGGATGTCGCGCACGAACTACGCACGCCTGTCAGCGTGCTGCGCGGGCAGCTTGAGGCGATGCTGGATGGCGTCTACCCGCTCGACAGCACGCATGTCGCCGTGGCCCACGATCAGACCATCCATCTCGCGCGCCTCGTAGAAGACCTGCGTGTGCTCACTCTAGCCGAGGCCAAACAGCTCCCGCTGGAACGCACGGCGCTTGAACCGGAGTCGATGGTGAGCCAACTGCTGGATGCGTTCGAGCCGCTGGCGCTCGACAGCGAGATACAGGTTGTTCGGCAGATCGCCACCGATCTGCACCCGGTCTACGCCGATGTGACTCGTGTGCGGCAGGTGTTGTCGAACGTGCTCACCAACGCGCTGCGACATACGCCTGCGGGCGGTGAGATCGTCGTACAAGTGCTAAATCAGGCGGATGCGGTGCGATTCGCCGTCACCAACACCGGTAGCGACCTCAGCCAAGCCGAGGCGGCGCACGTGTTTCAGCCCTTCTGGCGTGCCGCTGCCTCGCGCGAGCGTGACCGCGGCGGCAGCGGGCTGGGGCTGGCGATCAGCCGTGAGATTGTCAGGTTGCACGGCGGGTCGATGGACGTCACCACCGTAGACGGTCGCGTGACCTTTGGCTTCACCCTGCCCGCCAGCGCCGGGACTCCGGGTTCGCGGCCTACCCCATAA
- a CDS encoding response regulator transcription factor yields MAHKILVADDEQAILDTVRAYLIEAGMQVVTARNGRDAVFAFRHESPALVILDVMMPEMDGWDAARLIRKESQVPLLFLTARVDDIDHVTGLEIGADEYITKPFSPRVLVAHVRALLRRVYGELGEVAPVWRVGGLEVNSETHTVTRDGKRIDLTPTEFDLLATLIARPGRVFSRAELLDRLQGQSFAAFERAIDVHVKNLRAKIEDDPRDPQYVETVFGVGYRMKAAE; encoded by the coding sequence ATGGCCCACAAAATCCTCGTCGCAGACGATGAACAGGCGATCCTCGACACGGTGCGCGCCTATCTGATCGAAGCCGGTATGCAGGTGGTCACCGCCCGCAACGGACGCGACGCCGTCTTCGCCTTCCGCCACGAGTCGCCGGCGCTGGTCATCCTCGACGTGATGATGCCGGAGATGGACGGTTGGGATGCCGCACGCTTGATCCGCAAGGAGAGTCAGGTCCCGCTGCTGTTCCTCACCGCACGGGTGGACGACATCGACCACGTCACCGGGCTTGAGATCGGCGCGGACGAATACATCACCAAGCCGTTCAGCCCGCGCGTCCTCGTCGCCCACGTGCGCGCGCTGCTTCGGCGTGTCTACGGCGAGTTGGGCGAGGTTGCGCCCGTGTGGCGGGTCGGCGGGCTTGAGGTCAACAGCGAGACGCACACCGTCACCCGCGACGGCAAGCGCATCGACCTCACGCCGACCGAGTTCGACCTGCTGGCCACGCTGATTGCGCGCCCGGGCCGGGTGTTCAGCCGTGCCGAACTGCTCGATCGTTTGCAAGGGCAAAGCTTCGCCGCCTTCGAGCGCGCCATCGACGTTCACGTCAAAAACCTGCGCGCCAAAATCGAGGACGACCCGCGCGACCCGCAGTATGTCGAGACGGTGTTCGGCGTCGGCTACCGGATGAAGGCGGCAGAATGA
- a CDS encoding c-type cytochrome, with protein sequence MTRQMSLLALLGTGLIALALGLAVLLEPGRQAAAAVTLRAAMIAEGTDLYAQNCVACHGASGEGIASYPPLTAAADMDAQTLFNTIDRGRYNTAMAAFGVEEGGILTAAQVDSLVVMLQADTWDTVATRVSTLGLTPPQIVVAEIPAETLAVVEALPDGATLSAGLVVYAENCAACHGANGEGTTLAPALNTDELRVRLNTAELARIISEGVPGTLMASWSNALDAVEQSAVIAFIERWGELDTAGVRLPVIESAPIDLSPEAIANGQRLFDLLCTQCHGISGYGSPIAPALNNQTFLNQTPDAAIQAIIAGGVSGTNMPSWGGYLTQADIAAITAYLRSLQPTAPIVAPAQP encoded by the coding sequence ATGACCCGTCAGATGAGCCTGCTGGCGTTGTTGGGTACGGGGTTGATCGCGCTCGCGCTGGGGCTAGCCGTCCTGCTCGAACCGGGCAGGCAGGCTGCCGCAGCAGTCACCTTGCGCGCCGCGATGATCGCCGAAGGCACCGACCTGTACGCGCAGAACTGCGTCGCGTGTCATGGCGCGAGCGGCGAAGGGATCGCATCGTATCCGCCGCTGACCGCCGCTGCGGACATGGACGCGCAAACGCTATTCAACACCATCGATCGCGGGCGCTACAACACGGCGATGGCGGCGTTCGGCGTCGAGGAAGGTGGCATCCTGACCGCCGCGCAGGTCGACAGCCTCGTCGTGATGCTGCAGGCCGATACGTGGGATACGGTCGCGACGCGCGTGTCGACGCTTGGCCTCACGCCGCCACAGATCGTCGTGGCGGAAATCCCAGCAGAGACGCTCGCCGTGGTCGAAGCCTTGCCGGACGGGGCGACACTGTCCGCCGGGCTGGTGGTGTATGCCGAGAACTGCGCGGCCTGCCACGGCGCCAACGGCGAAGGCACGACGCTCGCGCCCGCGCTGAATACCGACGAGCTGCGGGTGCGCCTCAACACCGCCGAGCTGGCGCGCATCATCAGCGAAGGCGTGCCGGGGACGTTGATGGCATCGTGGTCGAACGCCCTCGACGCGGTAGAACAATCCGCCGTGATTGCGTTCATCGAACGTTGGGGCGAGCTTGACACTGCCGGCGTGCGTCTGCCGGTCATCGAATCCGCGCCCATCGATCTCAGTCCGGAAGCGATCGCCAATGGGCAGCGGCTGTTCGATCTGCTCTGCACCCAGTGCCACGGCATCAGCGGCTACGGGTCGCCCATCGCGCCGGCCTTGAACAATCAGACATTCCTGAACCAGACCCCCGACGCCGCCATTCAAGCCATCATCGCGGGCGGTGTCAGCGGCACCAACATGCCGTCGTGGGGCGGATACCTGACGCAGGCGGACATCGCCGCGATCACCGCCTACCTGCGCAGCTTGCAGCCCACCGCGCCGATTGTCGCGCCGGCACAGCCGTAA
- a CDS encoding Rieske 2Fe-2S domain-containing protein: MTDNPSENVTRRDFLKIAWGAAGALALVETGGVVLSFFSPRVAEGEFGGMIEAGLVDSFAPASVTPFTQGRFYLVRMPDGGFVALYRKCTHLGCAVPWNPSENRFVCPCHASAFEMDGQVINAPAPRPLDRFAVIIEGGMVKVDTSTPIQRDHATDADLVYAEVP, encoded by the coding sequence ATGACGGATAACCCGTCCGAGAATGTGACACGCCGCGACTTTCTCAAGATCGCATGGGGCGCTGCGGGCGCGCTCGCACTGGTCGAGACCGGCGGTGTGGTTCTGAGTTTCTTCTCGCCGCGTGTCGCTGAAGGTGAATTTGGCGGCATGATCGAAGCAGGGCTGGTCGACTCGTTCGCGCCAGCCAGCGTTACGCCCTTCACGCAGGGCCGCTTCTACCTCGTGCGCATGCCGGACGGCGGATTTGTGGCGCTGTACCGCAAGTGCACGCATCTCGGTTGTGCCGTGCCGTGGAACCCGTCCGAGAACCGTTTCGTGTGCCCGTGTCACGCCTCGGCGTTTGAGATGGACGGGCAGGTGATCAACGCGCCGGCCCCGCGCCCGCTCGACCGCTTTGCGGTCATCATCGAGGGCGGCATGGTCAAGGTCGATACCTCGACGCCGATCCAGCGCGACCACGCCACCGACGCCGATCTGGTGTATGCGGAGGTGCCGTGA